The Thermus filiformis genome contains a region encoding:
- the prfA gene encoding peptide chain release factor 1 yields the protein MLEKLARLEEEYRELEALLSDPEVLKDQKRYQALSRRYAEMGELVEAGRAYRKALSDLESARELLSDPELKEVAKAEVEALEEQVRSLEEKLQVLLLPKDPVDERDAIVEIRAGTGGEEAALFAGDLLKMYLKFAEKMGFSTEVLDSHPSDLGGFSKVVFEVQGPGAYGVFKYESGVHRVQRVPATETQGRIHTSTATVAVLPKAEEEDLKLNMDEIRIDVMRASGPGGQGVNTTDSAVRVVHLPTGIIVTCQDSRSQIKNKEKALTILRSRLLEMKRAEEEEKLRQHRLAQIGTGERSEKIRTYNFPQSRVTDHRIGFTTHDLEGVLEGDLLPLYEALKKADQERQLAALVNDAA from the coding sequence ATGCTGGAGAAGCTTGCGCGGCTAGAAGAAGAGTACCGGGAGCTGGAGGCGCTCCTCTCCGACCCCGAGGTCCTGAAGGACCAGAAGCGCTACCAGGCCCTCTCCCGCCGCTACGCGGAGATGGGGGAGCTCGTGGAGGCGGGCCGGGCCTACCGGAAGGCCCTTTCAGACCTGGAGTCGGCCCGGGAGCTCCTGTCCGACCCGGAGCTCAAGGAGGTGGCCAAGGCCGAGGTGGAGGCCTTGGAGGAGCAGGTCCGGTCGCTGGAGGAGAAGCTCCAGGTCCTCCTCCTGCCCAAGGACCCGGTGGATGAGCGGGACGCCATCGTGGAGATCCGGGCCGGCACCGGGGGCGAGGAGGCGGCCCTCTTCGCGGGGGACCTTTTGAAGATGTACCTGAAGTTCGCCGAGAAGATGGGCTTCAGCACCGAGGTCCTGGACTCCCACCCCTCGGACCTGGGCGGGTTTTCCAAGGTGGTGTTTGAGGTCCAGGGGCCCGGGGCCTACGGGGTCTTCAAGTACGAGTCCGGGGTGCACCGGGTGCAGCGGGTGCCCGCCACCGAGACCCAGGGCCGGATCCACACCTCCACCGCCACGGTGGCCGTCCTGCCCAAGGCGGAGGAGGAGGACCTCAAGCTCAACATGGACGAGATCCGCATTGACGTGATGCGGGCCTCCGGCCCCGGGGGCCAGGGGGTGAACACCACGGACAGCGCGGTCCGGGTGGTCCACCTGCCCACGGGGATCATCGTCACCTGCCAGGACTCGAGGAGCCAGATCAAGAACAAGGAGAAGGCCCTGACCATCCTCCGAAGCCGCCTTCTGGAGATGAAGCGGGCCGAGGAAGAGGAGAAGCTCCGCCAGCACCGCCTGGCCCAGATCGGGACCGGGGAGCGCTCGGAGAAGATCCGCACCTACAACTTCCCCCAGTCCCGGGTCACGGACCACCGCATCGGCTTCACCACCCACGACCTGGAGGGGGTCCTGGAAGGGGACCTCCTGCCCCTCTACGAGGCCCTCAAGAAGGCCGATCAGGAGCGGCAGCTCGCGGCCTTGGTGAACGATGCGGCGTGA
- a CDS encoding secondary thiamine-phosphate synthase enzyme YjbQ codes for MKVLRVSTPEEGFVNITRRVEALLEGHTGLVYLYVPHTTCGLTVQEGADPDVARDLLGRLEALAPRFRPEDRHREGNSHAHLKTLLTGVFLLLPAEGGRLVLGRWQQVFLVEFDGPRTREVWVRPL; via the coding sequence ATGAAGGTTCTACGGGTTTCCACTCCTGAAGAGGGGTTCGTGAACATCACCCGCCGGGTGGAGGCCCTCCTGGAGGGGCACACCGGCCTGGTCTACCTCTACGTCCCCCACACCACCTGCGGCCTGACCGTCCAGGAGGGGGCGGACCCGGACGTGGCCCGGGACCTTTTGGGCCGCCTCGAGGCCCTCGCCCCCAGGTTCCGCCCGGAGGACCGGCACCGGGAGGGGAACTCCCACGCCCACCTCAAGACCCTCCTCACCGGGGTCTTCCTCCTCCTCCCGGCGGAGGGGGGGCGGCTTGTGCTGGGGCGGTGGCAGCAGGTCTTCTTGGTGGAGTTTGATGGGCCCAGGACGCGGGAGGTCTGGGTGCGGCCCCTATAG
- a CDS encoding SCO family protein: MNRYALLLVLAVAVLGGALYLQTRKGHLFYGTRLANPKPVDFTLEGPKGPVRLSDFQDRLVLLFFGYTHCPDVCPTTLLEIRKALLALPEKERARVQVIFISVDPERDPPEVADRYAKQFHPSFLGVSGSPEATLEVARTFGVYYQKSQVVSPTEYLVDHTATTFVVKDGKLVLLFSPEKIKETERVVEDLKALL; the protein is encoded by the coding sequence ATGAACCGGTACGCCCTTCTCCTGGTCCTGGCGGTGGCGGTCCTGGGCGGGGCGCTCTACCTCCAGACCCGCAAGGGCCACCTCTTCTACGGCACCCGGCTGGCGAACCCCAAGCCGGTGGACTTCACCCTGGAAGGCCCAAAGGGCCCGGTGCGCCTCTCCGACTTCCAAGACCGGCTCGTCCTCCTCTTCTTCGGCTACACCCACTGCCCGGACGTCTGCCCCACCACCCTCCTGGAGATCCGCAAGGCCCTTTTGGCCCTCCCCGAGAAGGAGCGGGCCCGCGTCCAGGTGATCTTCATAAGCGTGGACCCGGAGCGGGACCCGCCGGAGGTGGCCGACCGGTACGCCAAGCAGTTCCACCCCTCCTTCCTGGGGGTCTCGGGAAGCCCCGAGGCCACCCTGGAAGTGGCCAGGACCTTCGGGGTCTACTACCAGAAGAGCCAGGTGGTCTCCCCCACCGAGTACCTGGTGGACCACACCGCCACCACCTTTGTGGTCAAGGACGGGAAGCTGGTCCTCCTCTTCAGCCCGGAAAAGATCAAGGAGACCGAGCGGGTGGTGGAGGACCTAAAGGCCCTGCTCTAG
- a CDS encoding DUF2203 domain-containing protein, with protein MFPRIYTKEEADKLLPELRRVLAQMREAKRGLEEALRRLPEARGLERKALEEEARFLKGSLEADLQYLGRLGVLLKDLERGILDFPARLDGQVVYLCWQEDEPEVLYWHPLAEGFAARRPLKEAPLAPPPSGTPLAARGPRG; from the coding sequence ATGTTTCCCCGCATCTACACCAAGGAGGAGGCCGACAAGCTCCTGCCGGAGCTCCGCCGGGTCCTGGCCCAGATGCGGGAGGCCAAGCGGGGGCTGGAGGAGGCCCTGAGGCGGCTTCCCGAGGCCCGGGGGCTGGAGAGGAAAGCGCTGGAGGAGGAGGCCCGGTTCCTCAAGGGCTCCCTCGAGGCCGACCTCCAGTACCTGGGGCGGCTGGGCGTCCTCCTGAAGGACCTGGAGAGGGGCATCTTGGACTTTCCCGCCCGGCTGGACGGCCAGGTGGTCTACCTCTGCTGGCAGGAGGACGAGCCCGAGGTCCTCTACTGGCACCCCCTGGCGGAGGGGTTCGCGGCCCGGCGCCCCCTCAAGGAGGCCCCCCTCGCCCCCCCGCCCTCCGGAACGCCCTTAGCCGCTCGAGGTCCTCGCGGATGA
- a CDS encoding ZIP family metal transporter, with product MPDYLLYALLAGLFTWGLTAVGAASVFFARAPSRKLLDLMLGFAAGVMLAASVFSLLLPGMEMAKAQGQVPWVPAVVGFLLGGGLLRLMDRLLPHLHLDFPQETAEGLPTTWRRTTLLILAITLHNLPEGLAVGVAFGAWALDPTGAATLGGAVALAIGIGLQNLPEGLAVAFPLRREGVSAGLAFFYGQLSALVEPLGALLGAALVAQVAPLLPYFMAFAAGAMVFVVVEELIPESQLEGYGDLATFGLMLGFSVMMALDVALG from the coding sequence ATGCCGGACTACCTCCTCTACGCCCTTTTGGCCGGCCTCTTCACCTGGGGGCTGACCGCGGTGGGGGCGGCCTCGGTCTTCTTCGCCCGGGCCCCCAGCCGGAAGCTTTTGGACCTGATGCTGGGCTTCGCCGCCGGGGTGATGCTGGCCGCCAGCGTCTTCTCCCTCCTCCTGCCGGGGATGGAAATGGCCAAGGCTCAGGGCCAGGTGCCCTGGGTGCCCGCGGTGGTGGGCTTCCTCCTGGGTGGGGGGCTTTTGCGGCTCATGGACCGGCTTTTGCCCCACCTGCACCTGGACTTTCCTCAGGAGACCGCGGAGGGCCTGCCCACCACCTGGCGGCGGACCACCCTCCTCATCCTGGCCATCACCCTGCACAACCTGCCGGAAGGGCTGGCGGTGGGGGTGGCCTTCGGGGCCTGGGCCCTGGACCCCACCGGGGCCGCCACCCTGGGCGGGGCGGTGGCCCTGGCCATCGGCATCGGGCTGCAGAACCTGCCGGAGGGGCTGGCGGTGGCCTTTCCCCTAAGGCGGGAGGGGGTCTCGGCGGGGCTGGCCTTCTTCTACGGCCAGCTCTCCGCCTTGGTGGAGCCTTTGGGGGCCCTTCTGGGGGCGGCCTTGGTGGCCCAGGTGGCCCCGCTTCTGCCCTACTTCATGGCCTTCGCGGCGGGGGCCATGGTCTTCGTGGTGGTGGAGGAGCTGATCCCGGAAAGCCAGCTCGAGGGCTACGGGGACCTGGCCACCTTCGGCCTGATGCTGGGCTTTTCCGTGATGATGGCCCTGGACGTGGCCCTGGGCTGA
- a CDS encoding glucose-1-phosphate thymidylyltransferase → MKGLILAAGRGTRLRPLTHTRPKPVIRVAGRPILHYAVENLLEAGVDEIGVVVSPETQKDIAESLKDFPGPARFTYLLQEEPQGLAHAVQVAQPWLGSSPFVLYLGDNLFQKGIRGFLDRFTPGVSAVIALVEVENPRQFGVAVVEEGRIRRLLEKPQDPPSNLAVAGVYVFTPEVHEVIATLRPSARGEYEITDAIQGLIDRGRTVLGVRVQGWWKDTGRPEDLLDANRLLLEELSPRVEGEVEGSRLVGRVVVEKGAKVVNSTLIGPVHVAEEARVEEAYLGPFTSVGPRAVVRRAEVEYAILEDEARVEEVPVRLQESILGVGAEVQGKNGLPRTHRLILGDLSRVELA, encoded by the coding sequence ATGAAAGGCCTCATCCTGGCCGCGGGGCGCGGGACGCGCCTAAGGCCCCTCACCCACACCCGGCCCAAGCCCGTCATCCGGGTGGCGGGCCGGCCCATCCTCCACTACGCGGTGGAGAACCTCCTCGAGGCGGGGGTGGACGAGATCGGGGTGGTGGTCTCCCCCGAGACCCAGAAGGACATCGCCGAGAGCCTAAAGGACTTCCCCGGGCCCGCCCGGTTCACCTACCTCCTCCAGGAGGAGCCCCAGGGCCTGGCCCACGCGGTCCAGGTGGCCCAGCCCTGGCTAGGGAGTAGCCCCTTCGTCCTCTACCTGGGGGACAACCTTTTCCAGAAGGGGATCCGGGGCTTCCTGGACCGGTTCACCCCGGGGGTGAGCGCGGTCATCGCCCTGGTGGAGGTGGAAAACCCCCGGCAGTTCGGGGTGGCGGTGGTGGAGGAGGGGCGGATCCGGCGGCTTCTGGAAAAGCCCCAGGACCCCCCGAGCAACCTGGCGGTGGCCGGGGTCTACGTCTTCACCCCGGAGGTGCACGAGGTCATCGCCACCCTCAGGCCCAGCGCCCGGGGGGAGTACGAGATCACGGACGCCATCCAGGGCCTGATTGACCGGGGGAGGACCGTCCTCGGGGTCCGGGTCCAGGGCTGGTGGAAGGACACGGGCCGGCCCGAGGACCTCCTGGACGCGAACCGCCTCCTTCTGGAGGAGCTTTCGCCCCGGGTGGAGGGGGAGGTGGAAGGAAGCCGCCTGGTGGGCCGGGTGGTGGTGGAGAAGGGGGCGAAGGTGGTGAACAGCACCCTGATCGGCCCCGTGCACGTGGCCGAGGAAGCCCGGGTGGAGGAGGCCTACCTGGGCCCCTTCACCTCGGTGGGGCCGCGCGCGGTGGTGCGAAGGGCGGAGGTGGAGTACGCCATCTTGGAGGACGAGGCCCGGGTGGAGGAGGTGCCGGTCCGCCTGCAGGAGAGCATCCTGGGGGTGGGGGCGGAGGTCCAGGGGAAGAACGGCCTGCCCCGCACCCACCGCCTCATCCTGGGGGACCTCTCCCGGGTGGAGCTTGCGTAA
- a CDS encoding copper chaperone PCu(A)C: MRLLPVLLAGLVGAGLALAVRALPGGWVRYVPGSPTAAAYLVLENPGPKPLKLLGAESPVAGRISLHTTLRDGSVLSMRSVEAFDLPAKGRLELKPGGNHLMLEALKRPLKLGEKVTLVLRFSDGSQLKLELPVEMR, encoded by the coding sequence GTGAGGCTTCTTCCGGTCCTCCTGGCAGGATTGGTGGGGGCGGGGCTGGCCCTGGCGGTGCGGGCCCTGCCCGGGGGGTGGGTCCGCTACGTCCCGGGGTCGCCCACCGCCGCCGCCTACCTCGTCCTGGAAAACCCCGGCCCCAAGCCCCTAAAGCTTTTGGGAGCGGAAAGCCCGGTGGCGGGCCGGATTTCCCTCCACACCACCCTCCGCGACGGGTCGGTCCTGAGCATGCGGTCCGTGGAGGCCTTTGACCTACCCGCCAAGGGGCGGCTGGAGCTCAAGCCCGGGGGGAACCACCTGATGCTCGAGGCCCTCAAGCGCCCCCTGAAGCTGGGGGAGAAGGTCACCTTGGTCCTCCGGTTTTCCGACGGCTCCCAGCTCAAGCTGGAGCTTCCCGTGGAGATGCGATGA
- a CDS encoding class I SAM-dependent methyltransferase, which translates to MSFASRVAYAYDRARAHPPEVSGQVAGAMAAELAGVEDPVFLELGVGTGRIALPLIARGYRYLALDRDPAMLEVFRQKVAGVTRKVRILQADAREVPLEDESVDAVVVVHLWHLLEDWPRALAEALRVLRPGGVLLEGWDEAEASVDLRVQEVWRRLVAEEGVEVERGRHKRRLSQVEAALKDLGLAPKAAVVARWTEERSLRQSLENLQEQLYSFTWGVPEEVHRRAMERLYAWAEAEYQDLDRTFPISWRFVLRSTRLA; encoded by the coding sequence ATGTCCTTCGCGAGCCGGGTAGCCTACGCCTATGACCGGGCCCGCGCCCACCCCCCGGAGGTCTCGGGGCAGGTGGCGGGGGCGATGGCCGCGGAGCTTGCCGGGGTGGAGGACCCCGTCTTTTTGGAGCTGGGGGTGGGGACGGGGCGGATCGCCCTGCCCCTCATCGCCCGGGGGTACCGGTACCTGGCTTTGGACCGCGACCCGGCCATGCTCGAGGTCTTCCGGCAGAAGGTGGCCGGGGTGACGCGGAAGGTCCGCATCCTCCAGGCGGACGCCCGGGAGGTCCCCCTGGAGGACGAGAGCGTGGACGCGGTGGTGGTGGTCCACCTCTGGCACCTCCTGGAGGACTGGCCCCGGGCCCTGGCCGAGGCCCTGCGGGTCCTAAGGCCCGGGGGGGTCCTGCTGGAGGGGTGGGACGAGGCCGAGGCCTCGGTGGACCTGCGGGTGCAGGAGGTCTGGCGCCGCCTGGTGGCCGAGGAGGGGGTGGAGGTGGAAAGGGGGCGGCACAAAAGGCGGCTTTCCCAGGTGGAGGCCGCCCTGAAGGACCTGGGCCTCGCCCCTAAGGCGGCGGTGGTGGCCCGCTGGACGGAGGAGCGGAGCCTCCGGCAGAGCCTGGAGAACCTCCAGGAGCAGCTTTATTCCTTCACCTGGGGGGTTCCGGAGGAGGTGCACCGCCGGGCGATGGAGCGGCTCTACGCCTGGGCGGAGGCCGAGTACCAGGACCTGGACCGGACCTTCCCCATCTCCTGGCGCTTCGTCCTGAGGAGTACGCGGCTGGCGTGA
- a CDS encoding NUDIX hydrolase, whose product MRRELLVAAAILMDAQGRVLLVGNDWGRRGRIRYTLPGGTVEPGETCLQALVREVREETGLRVRRIEHLAYVIQVEDARKNERTLAMAFRASYEGLLNPKDPDGHIVEARFYTPEEIARRLEGHLPLLEPLLDYLKGERGRFYAYTGWGLPGQRV is encoded by the coding sequence ATGCGGCGTGAGCTTCTGGTGGCCGCCGCCATCCTGATGGACGCCCAGGGCCGGGTTCTTCTGGTGGGGAACGACTGGGGCCGCCGGGGGCGGATCCGCTACACCCTGCCCGGGGGGACGGTGGAGCCGGGGGAAACCTGCCTCCAGGCCCTGGTGCGGGAGGTGCGGGAGGAGACCGGGCTTAGGGTCCGGCGGATCGAGCACCTGGCCTACGTCATCCAGGTGGAGGACGCCCGCAAGAACGAGCGCACCCTGGCCATGGCCTTCCGGGCGAGCTACGAGGGCCTCCTCAACCCCAAGGACCCCGATGGGCACATCGTGGAGGCCCGGTTCTACACCCCGGAGGAGATCGCCCGCCGCCTGGAGGGCCACCTCCCCCTCCTCGAGCCCCTCTTGGACTACCTGAAAGGGGAGCGGGGCCGGTTCTACGCCTACACCGGCTGGGGCCTGCCGGGCCAGCGGGTGTAA
- a CDS encoding metallopeptidase family protein encodes MTYAAFRELAERLWDEIPPEFKRGLQGLHVLEEARPEPGLPGVFRLGEYLDPGPPSLFGWEGLGRHIALYYGSFLAVAGEGFDWEEEVWQTLLHELRHHLESLAGRDDLIREDLERLRAFRRAGGRGGPP; translated from the coding sequence ATGACCTACGCCGCCTTCCGGGAGCTGGCCGAGAGGCTCTGGGACGAGATCCCCCCGGAGTTCAAGCGGGGGCTTCAGGGCCTGCACGTCCTGGAGGAGGCCAGGCCGGAGCCGGGCCTGCCAGGGGTCTTCCGGCTGGGGGAGTACCTAGACCCCGGCCCCCCCTCCCTCTTCGGCTGGGAGGGGCTGGGCCGGCACATCGCCCTCTACTACGGCTCCTTTCTGGCCGTGGCGGGCGAGGGGTTTGACTGGGAGGAGGAGGTCTGGCAGACCCTCCTCCACGAGCTCAGGCACCACCTGGAGTCCTTGGCGGGCCGGGACGACCTCATCCGCGAGGACCTCGAGCGGCTAAGGGCGTTCCGGAGGGCGGGGGGGCGAGGGGGGCCTCCTTGA
- a CDS encoding RelA/SpoT family protein, protein MDDAHALLERLRARISYLSPEDQARVEEAFWFAQEAHQGQYRKSGEAYITHPVAVAEILAELRMDPETLMAGLLHDTLEDCGVPAEVLEGRFGPQVRRIVEGETKVSKLYKLASLEGEERRAEDLRQMFIAMAEDVRIIIVKLADRLHNMRTLEAMPEAKQKRIAQETLEIYAPLAHRLGMGQIKWELEDLSFRYLHPEAYRTLLENLREIQATREEVVRRSIERLREVLAKDALLQAQLEGMEITGRTKHLYSIWKKMERENKALEQIYDLQAIRVVLRPKPAQDPEVQALREKQVCYHVLGLVHALWQPIPGRVKDYIAVPKPNGYQSLHTTVIALEGLPLEVQIRTEEMHRVAEYGIAAHWLYKEGLTDPEEIRRRVGWLKNIQEWQQEFSSSREFVEAVMRDLLGGRVFVFTPKGRIINLPKGATPVDFAYHIHTEVGHHMVGAKVNGRIVPLSYELQNGEIVEILTAKSAHPSKDWLEYAKSRTAKQKIRQYFRAQERQETLEKGQRILERYLKRRGLPRPADSQLEAAARKLGYPPSPEEVYLALASGRLTAKQVAKALYPESHPEPPRKVQTPRNELGIRLEGLLEAPVRLASCCEPQKGDPILGFVTRGRGVSVHRADCPNLKRLLQGPEADRVIGAYWEGVGGRVSTLEIRARDRTGLLRDVMDVVAGAGKSALGSETKVLGPTARIRLRLAVRDGERESLASALRSVQGVEEVRWL, encoded by the coding sequence GTGGACGACGCCCACGCCCTCCTGGAGCGCCTGAGGGCCCGGATCTCCTACCTGAGCCCGGAGGACCAGGCCCGGGTGGAGGAGGCCTTCTGGTTCGCCCAGGAGGCCCACCAGGGGCAGTACCGGAAAAGCGGGGAGGCCTACATCACCCACCCGGTGGCGGTGGCGGAGATCCTGGCCGAGCTCCGCATGGACCCCGAGACCCTGATGGCGGGCCTTCTGCACGACACCCTGGAGGACTGCGGGGTGCCCGCCGAGGTGCTGGAAGGGCGCTTCGGTCCCCAGGTGCGCCGGATCGTGGAGGGCGAGACCAAGGTCAGCAAGCTCTACAAGCTGGCCTCCCTCGAGGGCGAGGAGCGGCGGGCCGAGGACCTCCGCCAGATGTTCATCGCCATGGCGGAGGACGTGCGCATCATCATCGTCAAGCTGGCGGACCGGCTCCATAACATGCGCACCCTCGAGGCCATGCCCGAGGCCAAGCAGAAGCGCATCGCCCAGGAGACCCTGGAGATCTACGCCCCCCTGGCCCACCGGCTGGGCATGGGGCAGATCAAGTGGGAGCTGGAGGACCTCTCCTTCCGCTACCTCCACCCGGAGGCCTACCGGACCCTTTTGGAAAACCTCCGGGAGATCCAGGCCACCCGGGAAGAGGTGGTGCGCCGCTCCATAGAGCGCCTCCGCGAGGTCCTGGCCAAGGACGCCCTCCTCCAGGCCCAGCTGGAGGGGATGGAGATCACGGGGCGGACCAAGCACCTCTACTCCATCTGGAAGAAGATGGAGCGGGAGAACAAGGCCCTGGAGCAGATCTACGACCTCCAGGCCATCCGGGTCGTCCTGAGGCCCAAGCCCGCCCAGGACCCCGAGGTCCAGGCCCTGAGGGAGAAGCAGGTCTGCTACCACGTCCTGGGCCTGGTGCACGCCCTGTGGCAGCCCATCCCCGGCCGGGTCAAGGACTACATCGCCGTGCCCAAGCCCAACGGCTACCAGAGCCTCCACACCACGGTCATCGCCCTGGAGGGCCTGCCCCTGGAGGTGCAGATCCGCACCGAGGAGATGCACCGGGTGGCCGAGTACGGGATCGCCGCCCACTGGCTGTACAAGGAGGGGCTCACCGACCCCGAGGAGATCCGCCGCCGGGTGGGCTGGCTGAAGAACATCCAGGAGTGGCAGCAGGAGTTCTCCAGCTCCCGGGAGTTCGTGGAGGCGGTGATGCGGGACCTTTTGGGGGGGCGGGTCTTCGTCTTCACCCCCAAGGGCCGGATCATCAACCTGCCCAAGGGGGCCACCCCGGTGGACTTCGCCTATCACATCCACACCGAGGTGGGGCACCACATGGTGGGGGCCAAGGTGAACGGCCGCATCGTCCCCCTCTCCTACGAGCTGCAAAACGGGGAGATCGTAGAGATCCTCACCGCCAAGAGCGCCCACCCCTCCAAGGACTGGCTCGAGTACGCCAAAAGCCGCACCGCCAAGCAGAAGATCCGCCAGTACTTCCGCGCCCAGGAGCGGCAGGAGACCCTGGAGAAGGGGCAGCGGATCCTGGAGCGCTACCTGAAGCGCCGGGGCCTGCCCCGGCCTGCGGACAGCCAGCTGGAGGCGGCGGCCCGGAAGCTCGGCTATCCCCCTTCCCCGGAGGAGGTCTACCTGGCCCTGGCCTCGGGCCGGCTCACCGCCAAGCAGGTGGCCAAGGCCCTCTACCCGGAAAGCCACCCCGAGCCGCCCCGCAAGGTCCAAACCCCCCGGAACGAGCTGGGCATCCGGCTGGAGGGGCTCCTCGAGGCCCCCGTCCGCCTGGCCTCCTGCTGCGAGCCCCAGAAGGGGGACCCCATCCTGGGCTTCGTCACCCGGGGCCGGGGGGTCTCGGTCCACCGGGCGGACTGCCCCAACCTCAAGCGCCTCCTCCAGGGGCCGGAGGCGGACCGGGTCATCGGGGCCTACTGGGAGGGGGTGGGGGGGCGGGTCTCCACCTTGGAGATCCGGGCCCGGGACCGGACCGGGCTTTTGCGGGACGTGATGGACGTGGTGGCTGGCGCGGGGAAGAGCGCCCTGGGCTCGGAGACCAAGGTCCTGGGGCCCACGGCCCGCATCCGGCTCCGCCTGGCGGTGCGGGACGGGGAGAGGGAAAGCCTGGCGAGCGCCCTCCGCTCCGTCCAGGGGGTGGAGGAGGTCCGCTGGCTATAG